Proteins from one Salmonella bongori NCTC 12419 genomic window:
- the cas7e gene encoding type I-E CRISPR-associated protein Cas7/Cse4/CasC, translating into MTTFIQLHLLTAYPAANLNRDDTGAPKTVVLGGATRLRISSQSLKRAWRTSELFEQALAGNIGIRSGRIAREAAQILMESGIDAKKAVEYVEKIASCFGKVKADKKAKDPLTNAETEQLVHISPAEFEAVKALAHRLAEEKRAPKEEELALLRHDRMAVDIAMFGRMLANKPDFNVEAACQVAHAFGVSETIVEDDFFTAVDDLRAASEDAGAGHLGETGFGSALFYTYICIDKDLLVKNLNGNEELANKTLRAFTEAALKVSPTGKQNSFASRAYASWALAEKGTEQPRSLAAAFYEPINGTDQLNVAVQRITSLHKNMNQVYDQQTDIASFDVMNQQGSMKDVLDFICA; encoded by the coding sequence ATGACAACGTTTATTCAACTCCATTTATTAACCGCCTATCCTGCTGCCAATCTTAACCGTGACGACACCGGTGCGCCAAAAACGGTAGTGCTTGGCGGTGCAACGCGTTTGCGTATTTCGTCACAGAGCCTGAAACGTGCCTGGCGCACCTCGGAACTGTTTGAGCAGGCGTTAGCCGGGAATATCGGTATTCGCAGCGGGCGCATTGCGCGCGAGGCGGCGCAAATCCTGATGGAAAGCGGTATTGATGCCAAAAAAGCGGTTGAGTATGTGGAAAAAATCGCCAGCTGTTTCGGTAAAGTAAAGGCCGATAAGAAAGCAAAAGATCCGTTAACGAATGCTGAAACCGAGCAACTGGTGCATATCAGTCCGGCTGAGTTCGAGGCGGTAAAGGCGCTGGCACATCGCCTGGCAGAAGAAAAACGCGCGCCGAAAGAAGAAGAGTTGGCCTTATTGCGCCACGATCGTATGGCCGTCGATATTGCGATGTTTGGTCGTATGCTGGCCAATAAACCAGACTTCAATGTTGAAGCCGCCTGCCAGGTCGCGCACGCGTTCGGCGTCAGCGAAACTATTGTTGAAGATGATTTTTTTACCGCTGTTGACGATCTGCGTGCTGCATCCGAAGATGCTGGTGCTGGGCACCTGGGCGAAACCGGCTTTGGTTCCGCGCTGTTTTACACCTATATCTGCATCGACAAAGATCTGCTGGTGAAAAACCTTAACGGTAATGAGGAACTGGCGAATAAAACGCTACGCGCCTTTACCGAAGCAGCGCTGAAGGTCTCTCCGACTGGCAAACAGAACAGCTTTGCCAGCCGTGCCTATGCTTCCTGGGCGCTGGCGGAGAAGGGGACTGAGCAACCGCGCTCCCTGGCAGCCGCATTTTATGAACCCATTAACGGCACCGATCAGTTGAATGTTGCCGTACAGCGCATTACATCGCTGCATAAAAATATGAACCAGGTTTATGACCAGCAGACTGATATAGCCAGTTTCGATGTTATGAATCAGCAGGGAAGCATGAAAGACGTGCTTGATTTCATCTGCGCGTAA
- the casB gene encoding type I-E CRISPR-associated protein Cse2/CasB, protein MNIVKDDHKATLRQWHEELQEKRGARASLRRSVTVNDVCLSEGFRSLLMQTHTLWKIEGQEWRFTALALTAAVAANVKTIDERQTFAAQLGQMTGNNPVMSERRFTRLSTVKTSDELLRQLRRAVKLLNGAVNLISLAEDIFRWCQEHDDLLNHHRRQQRPTEFIRIRWALEYYQAGDADNEKV, encoded by the coding sequence ATGAATATAGTGAAGGACGATCATAAAGCCACGCTGCGACAGTGGCATGAAGAATTACAGGAAAAGCGCGGCGCGCGTGCCAGTCTGCGACGCAGCGTGACGGTGAATGACGTTTGTTTATCAGAAGGGTTCCGCTCCCTACTGATGCAGACCCATACGTTATGGAAAATCGAAGGGCAGGAGTGGCGTTTTACCGCGCTGGCGCTGACGGCGGCAGTGGCGGCGAATGTGAAAACCATTGATGAACGCCAGACGTTTGCCGCACAACTTGGACAAATGACGGGCAATAACCCAGTGATGTCAGAGCGGCGTTTTACCCGCCTGTCGACAGTTAAAACGTCCGACGAGCTATTACGTCAACTGCGACGCGCCGTGAAATTGTTAAATGGCGCGGTCAACCTGATTTCGCTGGCGGAGGATATTTTCCGTTGGTGTCAGGAACATGATGATTTGCTGAACCACCATCGCCGCCAGCAGCGGCCAACCGAATTTATCCGTATCCGCTGGGCGCTGGAATACTACCAGGCCGGCGACGCCGATAACGAAAAAGTTTAA
- a CDS encoding CRISPR-associated helicase/endonuclease Cas3: MLGINLLIYHYWGKSRQGEASGGDDYHLLCWHSLDVAAVGYWMVKNNIYFIDHYLKKLGLQDNEQAAQFFAWILCWHDIGKFAHSFQQLYRHEDLNIFNEPPGHYEKIPHTTLGYWLWNTWLSECPELFPPSSLSVRKSKRVMTLWMPVTTGHHGRPPDAIPEVDHFRQQDKDAAREFLLKIKALFPLITLPEAWDEDEGIAQFQQLSWFISATVVLADWTGSASHYFPRMAEKMPVEMYWQQALIKARKAITLFPTAANVSAFTGIETLFPFIQHPTPLQQKALTLDIHVDGAQLFILEDVTGAGKTEAALILAHRLMAAGKAQGLYFGLPTMATANAMFERMANSWLALYQPDSRPSLVLAHSARHLMDRFNQSIWSASLSGTEEPDDASPYSQGCAAWFTDSNKKALLAEVGVGTLDQAMMAVMPFKHNNLRLLGLSNKILLADEIHACDAWMSRILEGLIECQASNGNATILLSATLSQQQRDKLVAAFSRGVKRSVQAPLLGHDDYPWLTQVTQNELISQHIDTRKEVERSVNIGWLHSEASCLEYIGEAVKKGSCIAWIRNSVDDAIRIYRQLLLSKTIAAENLLLFHSRFAFHDRQRIEMQTLDLFGKQSGAQRAGKVIIATQVIEQSLDIDCDEMISDLAPVDLLIQRAGRLQRHLRDRSGLVKTNGLDEREVPVLRILAPEWDDAPRENWLSSAMRNSAYVYPDHGRMWLTQRILREQGAIRMPQSARLLIESVYGDDVDMPAGFAKTEQLQEGKFYCDRAFAGQMLLNFAPGYCAEISDFLPEKMSTRLAEESITLWLAKVVDDVLIPYAPGEHPWEMSALRVRKSWWEKHNGEFERLEGESFHRWCVEQHQNKDFAIVIVVSDSAACGYSATEGLTGKMEA; encoded by the coding sequence ATGCTGGGGATAAACCTGTTGATATATCACTATTGGGGAAAGTCCAGGCAGGGAGAGGCCAGCGGCGGCGATGACTATCATTTGCTTTGTTGGCATTCATTAGACGTCGCGGCTGTGGGTTACTGGATGGTGAAAAATAATATTTATTTTATTGACCACTATCTGAAAAAATTAGGGCTTCAGGATAACGAACAGGCAGCGCAATTTTTTGCCTGGATTTTATGTTGGCATGATATTGGAAAATTTGCGCATTCCTTTCAGCAGCTTTACCGGCACGAGGATTTAAATATTTTTAATGAGCCTCCAGGACACTATGAGAAAATCCCACATACCACGCTGGGGTACTGGTTATGGAACACCTGGTTAAGTGAATGCCCCGAGTTATTCCCTCCTTCTTCGCTTTCAGTACGTAAAAGTAAACGTGTTATGACGCTTTGGATGCCTGTCACAACAGGTCATCATGGACGCCCTCCAGATGCAATTCCGGAAGTGGATCATTTTCGTCAGCAGGATAAAGATGCGGCAAGAGAGTTCCTTCTTAAAATAAAAGCGCTTTTCCCCTTAATTACCCTTCCTGAAGCCTGGGATGAAGATGAAGGTATTGCCCAATTTCAACAACTTTCCTGGTTTATTTCCGCTACGGTGGTATTGGCGGACTGGACAGGATCTGCCAGCCATTATTTTCCGCGGATGGCGGAAAAAATGCCGGTCGAGATGTACTGGCAACAGGCGCTCATTAAAGCGCGGAAGGCCATTACGCTTTTTCCCACTGCGGCGAATGTATCTGCCTTTACGGGTATAGAAACGCTTTTTCCTTTTATTCAGCATCCCACGCCGCTACAACAAAAAGCGCTAACGCTGGATATTCACGTGGATGGTGCCCAGCTCTTTATTCTGGAAGATGTCACCGGGGCCGGAAAAACAGAGGCGGCGCTTATCCTGGCCCATCGGCTGATGGCGGCAGGTAAAGCGCAAGGGCTCTATTTTGGGCTGCCGACAATGGCGACAGCCAACGCGATGTTTGAACGCATGGCAAATAGCTGGCTGGCGCTGTATCAGCCGGATTCTCGTCCCAGCCTGGTGCTGGCACATAGCGCACGTCATTTAATGGATCGTTTTAACCAGTCTATATGGTCGGCCAGTCTTTCCGGTACGGAAGAGCCTGATGACGCGTCGCCTTATAGCCAGGGCTGTGCCGCCTGGTTTACCGACAGCAATAAAAAAGCGCTGTTGGCGGAGGTTGGCGTGGGCACTTTGGATCAGGCGATGATGGCGGTAATGCCATTTAAACATAACAACCTACGGTTACTGGGGCTCAGCAATAAGATTTTACTGGCGGATGAGATCCATGCCTGTGATGCCTGGATGTCCCGGATACTGGAGGGACTCATTGAATGTCAGGCCAGTAATGGCAACGCCACGATTCTGTTATCCGCAACGCTATCTCAGCAGCAGCGAGATAAGCTGGTGGCGGCGTTTTCCCGTGGCGTGAAGCGCAGCGTGCAAGCGCCGCTGCTGGGGCATGATGATTACCCATGGCTGACTCAAGTAACACAAAATGAGCTCATTTCGCAGCATATTGACACACGCAAAGAGGTCGAGCGTAGCGTAAATATTGGCTGGCTGCACAGCGAAGCGTCGTGTCTTGAGTATATCGGGGAGGCGGTGAAAAAAGGAAGCTGTATCGCCTGGATACGTAACTCCGTTGATGATGCGATTCGTATCTATCGCCAACTTCTGTTGAGTAAAACCATCGCTGCGGAAAACCTTTTACTCTTCCATAGTCGCTTTGCTTTTCATGATCGTCAGCGGATTGAAATGCAGACGCTGGACCTCTTTGGTAAACAGAGCGGGGCGCAACGCGCAGGTAAAGTCATTATCGCCACTCAGGTCATCGAACAAAGTCTGGATATCGATTGCGATGAAATGATCTCTGATTTAGCGCCGGTAGATTTATTGATTCAGCGGGCTGGTCGGTTGCAGCGCCATCTCCGTGATCGTAGCGGGCTGGTGAAAACGAACGGGCTGGATGAGCGAGAGGTGCCAGTGCTGCGCATTCTCGCTCCGGAATGGGATGATGCGCCGCGAGAAAACTGGTTATCCAGCGCCATGCGCAACAGTGCCTACGTCTATCCCGATCATGGGCGGATGTGGCTGACACAGCGCATATTACGTGAACAGGGGGCCATTCGGATGCCGCAATCTGCCCGATTGTTAATTGAGTCGGTTTACGGCGATGATGTTGACATGCCGGCTGGATTTGCAAAAACCGAACAATTGCAGGAAGGCAAATTTTATTGCGACCGGGCATTTGCCGGCCAGATGTTGCTTAACTTTGCACCGGGGTATTGTGCCGAAATTAGCGACTTTCTGCCGGAGAAAATGTCAACGCGGCTGGCGGAAGAGTCCATTACGCTGTGGCTGGCGAAAGTGGTGGACGATGTGCTGATTCCTTATGCGCCAGGTGAACATCCGTGGGAGATGAGCGCTCTACGAGTGCGCAAGAGTTGGTGGGAAAAGCATAATGGTGAGTTTGAACGTTTAGAAGGCGAATCGTTTCACCGGTGGTGCGTTGAACAACATCAAAATAAGGATTTTGCCATTGTGATTGTGGTATCGGACTCAGCTGCATGCGGTTACTCAGCGACAGAAGGGCTGACCGGGAAGATGGAGGCGTAA
- the cas5e gene encoding type I-E CRISPR-associated protein Cas5/CasD yields the protein MSQYLVFQLHGPMASWGVDAPGEVRHSHELPSRSALLGLLAAALGIRRDEEERLNAFNRHYQFLLCASGNPRWARDYHTVQMPKEVRKARYFSRREELQDPELLSALISRRDYYTDAWWMIAVSATPDAPYTLAQLQTSLQHPVFPLYLGRKSHPLALPLAPQLLEGRAADVLREAYRRYQDQFNALKLTLPRLQNECWWEGEHDGLTANKILRRRDMPLSRQQWLFGERSVNQGPWLRKEDACISQE from the coding sequence ATGAGCCAATATCTGGTTTTTCAGCTTCATGGGCCAATGGCTTCCTGGGGCGTGGATGCTCCCGGCGAAGTGCGTCATAGTCATGAGTTGCCCTCGCGCTCAGCTTTGTTGGGCCTCCTTGCGGCAGCGCTCGGCATTCGGCGTGATGAAGAGGAACGGCTAAACGCTTTCAATCGTCATTACCAATTTTTGCTGTGCGCCAGCGGCAACCCGCGCTGGGCGCGGGATTATCACACGGTGCAGATGCCGAAAGAGGTACGTAAGGCACGTTACTTCAGCCGTCGCGAAGAGTTACAGGATCCTGAGTTACTGAGCGCGCTGATTTCCCGACGCGACTACTACACCGACGCCTGGTGGATGATCGCTGTCAGCGCGACGCCGGACGCGCCTTACACGTTGGCGCAACTTCAGACGTCGTTACAACATCCTGTATTCCCGCTGTATCTGGGGCGCAAAAGTCACCCTCTGGCGTTGCCGCTTGCGCCGCAACTGCTGGAAGGACGCGCGGCGGATGTCCTGCGTGAAGCATATCGTCGGTATCAGGATCAATTCAATGCGCTGAAACTGACTCTCCCCAGATTACAGAATGAATGCTGGTGGGAAGGTGAACACGATGGCTTAACGGCGAACAAAATTTTACGTCGTCGCGATATGCCGTTGAGCCGCCAGCAATGGCTGTTCGGTGAACGTAGCGTGAATCAGGGGCCGTGGCTCCGCAAGGAGGACGCGTGTATCTCTCAAGAATAA
- the sopD gene encoding SPI-1 type III secretion system effector SopD translates to MPVTLHFGNQQNYMLNETRLAQLLSADKEKATHRGYWNKLQDHFTSEKQDHALEVLHGMLYGHARNEPGEMEINVEGMSKIYAFKHLQRLACPADQDLFRIQMDASQTQLLFMIGDTVISQSSIQDTLNLSENAVVKSMDRAERELFLKICEMIGSTITWHADLLQGSASTLRKEVAGNAQIKEAVYKMMRPDEAPDHRLVEWRGSLTEKEESILACINADSFDIITQFCKLGYREVQSEVSFFMIHPCITYLLHSYSPITEFKETNTAFLNNFNQDYDNYHSNKRDIDPILEEIYLTHEHSLHIGKNNCSRNILML, encoded by the coding sequence ATGCCAGTCACCTTACACTTCGGTAATCAGCAAAATTATATGCTTAATGAAACCCGGCTTGCTCAGCTGTTAAGCGCAGATAAAGAAAAAGCAACACATAGAGGATATTGGAATAAATTACAAGACCACTTTACATCAGAAAAACAGGATCATGCCCTGGAAGTGTTACACGGCATGCTTTACGGACACGCTCGTAATGAACCTGGAGAGATGGAGATTAACGTCGAGGGTATGAGTAAAATCTACGCGTTTAAGCATTTACAACGCTTAGCCTGCCCTGCTGACCAGGACCTGTTCAGGATCCAGATGGATGCCTCTCAGACGCAATTGTTATTTATGATCGGCGACACAGTGATTAGTCAAAGCAGTATTCAGGATACCCTTAACCTCTCAGAGAATGCAGTAGTAAAATCTATGGATAGAGCGGAAAGAGAGCTATTTTTAAAAATATGCGAGATGATAGGCTCGACGATAACGTGGCACGCAGATTTACTTCAGGGGTCGGCATCCACGCTAAGAAAAGAAGTGGCAGGCAATGCCCAAATTAAAGAGGCAGTTTATAAAATGATGCGTCCTGATGAGGCTCCCGATCACCGGTTAGTAGAATGGCGGGGTTCACTCACTGAAAAAGAAGAATCGATACTAGCCTGTATTAATGCAGACTCCTTTGATATTATTACTCAGTTTTGCAAATTAGGTTATCGGGAAGTGCAAAGTGAGGTTTCTTTTTTCATGATACATCCATGCATCACTTATTTATTACATAGCTATTCACCGATCACAGAATTTAAAGAAACAAACACAGCCTTTTTAAATAACTTCAATCAAGATTATGATAACTATCACTCAAACAAAAGGGATATTGACCCTATTCTTGAAGAGATATATCTGACACATGAACATTCTTTGCATATTGGTAAAAATAACTGTAGTCGCAATATATTAATGTTATAA
- the cysH gene encoding phosphoadenosine phosphosulfate reductase, translated as MAKLSLSALNERPKVDRVLALAETNAALETLSAEERIVWALENLPGEYVLSSSFGIQAAVSLHLVNQVYPGIPVILTDTGYLFAETYQFIDELTEKLNLNLKVYRAKESAAWQEARYGKLWEQGIEGIEKYNDINKVEPLNRALHELSAQTWFAGLRREQSGSRATLPVLAIQRGVFKVLPIIDWDNRTVFQYLQKHGLKYHPLWDQGYLSVGDTHTTRKWEPGMAEEETRFFGLKRECGLHEG; from the coding sequence ATGGCCAAACTCTCTCTAAGCGCCCTGAATGAACGGCCAAAAGTGGATCGCGTGCTGGCGCTGGCAGAAACCAATGCCGCACTGGAAACTCTGAGTGCGGAAGAGCGTATCGTCTGGGCGCTGGAAAATCTGCCTGGCGAATACGTACTCTCTTCAAGTTTTGGCATTCAGGCTGCGGTGAGCCTCCATCTGGTGAATCAGGTGTATCCCGGCATTCCGGTGATTCTGACAGATACGGGCTATTTGTTTGCTGAAACCTATCAGTTTATCGATGAGTTAACGGAAAAACTCAATTTGAACCTTAAGGTTTACCGTGCCAAAGAGAGCGCGGCATGGCAGGAAGCACGCTACGGTAAGCTGTGGGAACAAGGCATTGAAGGCATTGAGAAATATAACGACATCAACAAAGTCGAGCCACTGAACCGGGCGTTGCACGAATTAAGCGCGCAAACCTGGTTTGCGGGCCTGCGTCGCGAACAGTCCGGCAGTCGCGCCACACTGCCGGTGCTGGCGATTCAGCGCGGCGTCTTTAAGGTGCTGCCGATTATCGACTGGGATAATCGTACGGTCTTCCAGTATCTGCAAAAGCACGGACTCAAGTACCATCCGCTGTGGGATCAGGGGTATCTGTCAGTAGGCGACACCCACACCACTCGTAAATGGGAACCTGGCATGGCGGAAGAAGAGACGCGTTTCTTTGGGCTGAAACGTGAATGCGGGCTGCATGAAGGCTGA
- the casA gene encoding type I-E CRISPR-associated protein Cse1/CasA: MKSFSLLTSCWLPVRFKDGSMGKMAPVDLADENVVDIAATRADLQGAAWQFLLGVLQCSIAPKNSARWEDIWEDGLTEPMLREALAPLEHAFQFGAETPSFMQDFEPLTGEKVSIASLLPETPGAQTTKFNKDHFVKRGVTERFCPHCAALALFSLQLNAPSGGKGYRTGLRGGGPMTTLIELQMYQGERQTPLWRKLWLNVMPQDAADLPLPAACDASVFPWLAATRTSEQASAITTPEHVNKLQAYWGMPRRIRLDFTTTQSGACDICGTNSDDLLSVMTVKNYGVNYDGWRHPLTPYRLPVKEGSGFFSVKPQPGGLIWRDWLGLSQENQTEANKEYPAQVVKVFNARRLKGVKAGLWGFGADFDNMKIRCWYEHHFPLLMTEGLMPDLRKATQTAARLLSLLRSALKEAWFANAKDARGDFSFIDIDFWNLTQGDFLNLIRDLENGGEPDELLTKWRRELWLFTRRYFDDRVFTNPYESNDLKRIMTARKKYFTTSAEKQSAKAARAKKQEAAE; the protein is encoded by the coding sequence ATGAAAAGTTTTTCGCTACTAACAAGTTGCTGGCTTCCCGTTCGTTTCAAAGACGGCTCGATGGGCAAGATGGCTCCCGTCGATCTGGCGGATGAAAACGTGGTGGACATCGCCGCAACGCGAGCTGATTTACAGGGCGCGGCCTGGCAGTTTCTGCTGGGTGTACTGCAATGCAGTATTGCGCCGAAGAATAGCGCTCGCTGGGAGGATATTTGGGAGGATGGGCTAACAGAACCAATGCTGCGTGAAGCACTAGCGCCGTTAGAGCATGCCTTTCAGTTTGGTGCGGAAACGCCATCTTTTATGCAGGATTTTGAGCCATTAACTGGCGAAAAGGTGTCGATTGCTTCGCTACTGCCGGAAACCCCCGGTGCGCAAACCACTAAATTTAATAAAGACCATTTTGTTAAACGTGGCGTAACGGAGCGGTTTTGTCCGCATTGCGCCGCGCTGGCGCTATTCTCGTTGCAGCTTAATGCCCCATCCGGTGGTAAAGGTTATCGCACCGGTTTGCGCGGCGGCGGGCCGATGACCACGTTGATTGAATTGCAGATGTATCAGGGCGAGCGGCAAACGCCATTGTGGAGAAAACTGTGGCTGAACGTCATGCCGCAGGATGCTGCCGATCTGCCGTTGCCTGCGGCCTGTGACGCCTCAGTTTTCCCGTGGCTTGCCGCAACGCGAACCAGTGAACAGGCAAGCGCGATTACGACGCCAGAGCATGTTAATAAGCTTCAGGCGTACTGGGGAATGCCGCGTCGTATCCGCCTTGATTTTACGACCACACAGTCAGGCGCCTGCGACATCTGCGGCACTAATAGTGATGATCTGCTTAGCGTTATGACGGTTAAGAACTATGGCGTTAATTATGATGGCTGGCGGCATCCACTGACGCCCTACCGTTTGCCGGTGAAAGAGGGGAGTGGATTCTTTTCGGTCAAACCTCAGCCTGGCGGGCTTATCTGGCGCGACTGGCTGGGGTTAAGTCAGGAAAACCAAACTGAAGCGAATAAAGAATACCCAGCGCAGGTTGTTAAAGTATTCAACGCGCGTCGTCTCAAGGGCGTCAAAGCGGGGCTATGGGGGTTTGGCGCGGATTTCGACAACATGAAAATTCGCTGCTGGTATGAACATCACTTTCCGTTACTAATGACGGAAGGTCTGATGCCAGATTTACGTAAAGCGACACAAACCGCCGCCCGCCTTCTCAGTCTGTTGCGCAGTGCGCTAAAAGAAGCGTGGTTTGCCAATGCAAAGGATGCGCGGGGTGATTTCAGTTTTATCGATATCGATTTCTGGAACCTGACACAGGGGGATTTTCTCAACCTGATTCGCGATCTTGAAAATGGCGGGGAGCCAGATGAACTTCTGACTAAATGGCGACGGGAACTCTGGTTATTTACCCGGCGCTACTTTGATGACCGCGTCTTTACCAATCCCTACGAGAGTAACGATCTGAAACGCATTATGACGGCGCGGAAAAAGTATTTTACGACATCGGCGGAAAAACAAAGCGCAAAAGCCGCCAGGGCAAAAAAGCAGGAGGCTGCTGAATGA